Proteins co-encoded in one Sebastes umbrosus isolate fSebUmb1 chromosome 20, fSebUmb1.pri, whole genome shotgun sequence genomic window:
- the LOC119479053 gene encoding gap junction delta-3 protein-like, producing MSEWGFLSSLFDSLQAHSPMLGRFWLLLMLVFRILILGTVASDLFEDEQEEFSCNTLQPGCKQVCYDLAFPISQFRFWVFHIVLIATPALVFLMYAMHHHNKRDSCSKASQISGQDYGEELRLRRLYIVNVAFRILAELGFLVGQWWLYGFKVESQFPCSRFPCPYTVDCFTSRPAEKTVFLCFYFGVGVVSAISSCAELFFSSLKWFCMSQPAYAPERHCVCQNLQNIKQEEAEAEVEEKPRGRAASERLPGSVRLKGGSQRSSSASRKVSSIGHKHSGGKYVSPRTFMV from the coding sequence ATGAGTGAATGGGGCTTCCTCAGTAGCCTCTTCGACAGCCTCCAGGCCCACTCGCCGATGCTCGGTCGTTTCTGGCTCTTACTCATGCTTGTCTTTAGGATCCTGATCCTGGGAACTGTAGCCAGCGACCTGTTTGAGGACGAGCAAGAGGAGTTTTCCTGCAACACCCTCCAGCCGGGCTGCAAGCAGGTGTGCTATGACCTGGCCTTCCCGATCTCCCAGTTCAGATTCTGGGTTTTTCACATCGTCCTCATCGCTACGCCTGCCCTGGTTTTCCTCATGTATGCCATGCATCACCACAACAAGAGGGACAGCTGCTCCAAAGCCAGCCAAATCAGCGGCCAGGACTACGGGGAAGAGCTCCGTTTGAGGAGGCTTTACATCGTTAATGTGGCCTTCCGCATATTGGCTGAACTCGGCTTTCTAGTGGGCCAGTGGTGGCTCTACGGCTTCAAGGTGGAGTCCCAGTTCCCCTGTAGCCGCTTTCCCTGCCCCTACACAGTGGACTGCTTTACCTCGCGCCCTGCAGAGAAAACAGTCTTCCTCTGCTTCTACTTCGGTGTAGGGGTGGTATCAGCCATTTCCAGCTGTGCAGAGCTTTTCTTCAGCTCCTTGAAGTGGTTCTGCATGAGCCAGCCGGCCTACGCCCCGGAGCGCCACTGCGTCTGCCAGAACCTCCAGAACATCAAGCAAGAGGAGGCGGAggcggaggtggaggagaaaCCACGAGGAAGGGCAGCGTCAGAGAGGCTGCCCGGCAGCGTGAGGCTCAAGGGAGGGTCGCAGAGGAGCAGCAGCGCGAGCAGGAAGGTCTCCAGCATCGGCCACAAGCACAGTGGAGGCAAATATGTGAGCCCCAGGACATTCATGGTGTGA